A genome region from Ahaetulla prasina isolate Xishuangbanna chromosome 8, ASM2864084v1, whole genome shotgun sequence includes the following:
- the LOC131203430 gene encoding alcohol dehydrogenase 1-like has protein sequence MLFLCDRSVILDTHFSKVGSHFSKILATGICRSDEHVISGAFAMPLPIVLGHEAAGVVESVGEGVTCVKPGMRKIGAQKGMSYTRTLKSGPDYTWHVLTVFLVEHPVLLFCVLKN, from the exons atgctcttcttgtgtgaccgatctgtaatacttgatacacacttttccaaagtaggttcacacttttccaaa attTTGGCCACAGGGATCTGCCGCTCTGATGAACATGTGATCAGTGGCGCTTTTGCGATGCCTTTGCCAATAGTGCTGGGCCATGAAGCCGCTGGAGTTGTGGAGAGTGTTGGAGAAGGAGTAACTTGTGTGAAACCGGGTATGAGAAAAATTGGGGCCCAAAAAGGGATGAGTTACACAAGGACACTAAAATCTGGCCCAGACTACACTTGGCATGTTCTCACTGTCTTCTTAGTAGAACACCCTGTTCTGCTATTCTGTGTTCTGAAAAATTAA